From the genome of Hyphomonas adhaerens MHS-3, one region includes:
- the rnc gene encoding ribonuclease III gives MKPARPKRTRLRSKGKAGVPVLSDDRLKAAQDVLGYKFKDAKLLVRALTHPSAVGGGDPVRESNQRLEFLGDRVLNLVIAERLMARRKMESEGELAPRLNRLVKKGACADAVRHLDLHEFVLLSDGEEAAGGRTRESTLGDACEAIIGAIFKDGGLSPARKFIEKAWAPQFASTPAETKDPKTLLQEWAQGQGLPLPDYDVLSRSGPDHEPVYEIEAKVEGRGSAVATGPSKREAERSAAALLLQSLAG, from the coding sequence ATGAAGCCCGCCCGTCCAAAACGTACCCGCTTGCGCAGCAAGGGAAAGGCCGGTGTGCCGGTTCTCTCCGACGACCGCCTGAAGGCGGCACAGGACGTTCTCGGCTACAAGTTCAAGGATGCGAAGCTGCTGGTTCGGGCGCTGACGCATCCAAGCGCTGTCGGCGGAGGCGATCCGGTACGGGAGTCCAACCAGCGTCTGGAATTCCTTGGCGACCGGGTCCTGAACCTCGTCATTGCCGAGCGCCTGATGGCGCGCCGCAAGATGGAGAGCGAGGGCGAATTGGCTCCGCGCCTGAACCGCCTCGTGAAGAAGGGCGCCTGCGCCGATGCGGTGCGCCATCTGGACCTGCACGAGTTCGTCCTTTTGTCCGATGGCGAAGAAGCCGCTGGCGGGCGAACGCGGGAATCCACGCTGGGCGATGCCTGTGAGGCGATCATTGGCGCGATCTTCAAGGATGGCGGCCTCTCGCCTGCGCGCAAATTCATCGAGAAAGCCTGGGCACCGCAGTTTGCGTCCACCCCGGCGGAGACGAAGGATCCGAAAACCCTGCTGCAGGAATGGGCGCAGGGACAGGGCCTTCCATTACCGGACTATGATGTGCTGAGCCGGTCTGGCCCGGACCATGAACCCGTTTACGAAATCGAAGCGAAGGTCGAAGGACGCGGCAGTGCCGTGGCGACCGGACCTTCCAAA
- the acpS gene encoding holo-ACP synthase — MIIGIGNDLCNIDRIEKTLERFGERFENRVFTETEIALARRRRRTAETYAKRFAAKEACAKALGTGVPRRGVHWKHLGVVNLPTGKPTLALTGGAAKRLEALMPEGHEVVIHLTITDDHPWAEAHVIIEALPVTGQ, encoded by the coding sequence ATGATCATCGGTATCGGAAACGATCTCTGCAATATTGATCGCATTGAAAAGACGCTTGAGCGTTTTGGTGAGCGGTTCGAGAACCGCGTGTTCACCGAAACGGAGATCGCGCTGGCGCGCCGCCGCCGCCGCACGGCTGAGACCTATGCAAAGCGTTTTGCCGCCAAGGAGGCCTGCGCCAAGGCGCTGGGCACGGGCGTGCCGCGGCGCGGGGTGCACTGGAAACATCTCGGCGTCGTGAACCTGCCGACAGGCAAGCCGACCCTGGCCCTGACCGGCGGCGCTGCAAAGCGCCTGGAGGCCCTGATGCCGGAAGGCCACGAGGTCGTCATCCATCTGACAATCACCGATGACCATCCCTGGGCCGAAGCCCATGTGATCATCGAAGCCTTGCCGGTGACCGGCCAATGA
- a CDS encoding pyridoxine 5'-phosphate synthase translates to MSGRLRLGVNIDHVATIRNARGGAHPDPARAAEIAAAAGADGITIHLREDRRHIRDGDLDAIRSASSLPINLEMAATEEMTAIACGFRPHAACIVPEKREERTTEGGLDVAGLHNQISPIVRQLRDAGARVSLFIEPDPVQIAVAEVLGAPVVELHTGRYAELWNQGGAEAAAPELGRLQAAADEARKRGIEPHAGHGLTFENVGPIAAIPEIAELNIGHFLVGEAIFIGLDAAIREMRRLMDEARG, encoded by the coding sequence ATGAGCGGGCGGCTGCGCCTCGGGGTGAATATCGATCATGTGGCGACCATCCGGAACGCCCGTGGCGGTGCACATCCCGATCCGGCGCGGGCCGCAGAGATTGCCGCGGCTGCCGGGGCAGACGGTATTACGATCCACCTTCGCGAAGACCGCCGCCACATCCGCGACGGGGATCTCGACGCGATCCGCAGCGCATCCAGCCTTCCGATCAATCTGGAAATGGCGGCGACAGAGGAAATGACTGCGATTGCGTGCGGGTTTCGTCCGCATGCGGCCTGCATTGTGCCGGAAAAGCGTGAGGAGCGCACGACCGAGGGGGGCCTCGATGTCGCCGGCCTGCACAATCAGATCTCTCCCATTGTGCGCCAGTTGCGCGATGCCGGGGCGCGTGTGTCGCTGTTCATCGAGCCGGACCCGGTTCAGATCGCCGTTGCTGAAGTGCTCGGCGCGCCGGTCGTGGAGCTTCACACAGGACGTTATGCCGAGCTCTGGAATCAGGGCGGTGCCGAGGCCGCTGCACCGGAGCTTGGCCGCCTGCAGGCCGCGGCGGATGAAGCCCGCAAGCGCGGGATTGAGCCCCATGCCGGCCACGGTCTCACATTCGAGAATGTCGGCCCGATTGCGGCCATTCCTGAAATTGCCGAACTGAACATCGGCCATTTCCTGGTCGGCGAAGCGATCTTCATTGGCCTGGACGCTGCCATCCGCGAGATGCGCCGCCTGATGGATGAGGCACGCGGATGA
- the pyrE gene encoding orotate phosphoribosyltransferase, whose product MTNEEVLAVFREAGALLEGHFILSSGRRSPVFLQKALVFSQPDKSEKLCAALAKKLTEKFGKIDVVAGPAVGGIIPGYELARQLGCRSIFAERVDGQLQFRRGFSITEGERVLIAEDIVTTGLSFRETVEALEALPGEVVGGACIIDRSGGRADVGCELVSLASVNFPDYDADDLPPELALMPAVKPGSRGLA is encoded by the coding sequence ATGACCAATGAAGAAGTGCTCGCGGTGTTCCGCGAGGCAGGTGCGTTGCTGGAGGGGCATTTCATCCTCTCGTCCGGGCGCCGCAGCCCGGTGTTCCTGCAGAAAGCATTGGTTTTCTCCCAGCCGGACAAGTCCGAAAAGCTCTGCGCGGCGCTTGCGAAGAAGCTGACCGAGAAATTCGGCAAGATCGACGTTGTTGCCGGACCGGCCGTCGGGGGTATCATTCCGGGCTACGAACTGGCCCGCCAGCTTGGCTGCCGGTCGATCTTTGCCGAACGCGTGGATGGGCAACTTCAGTTTCGCCGTGGCTTCTCCATCACTGAGGGGGAACGCGTGCTGATCGCCGAGGATATCGTGACGACCGGCCTGTCTTTCCGTGAAACTGTCGAGGCGCTTGAGGCACTTCCGGGCGAAGTGGTTGGCGGGGCGTGTATTATCGACCGGTCGGGTGGCCGCGCCGATGTCGGGTGCGAACTTGTCTCGCTCGCATCGGTCAACTTCCCTGACTATGACGCCGACGACCTGCCGCCGGAACTGGCCCTGATGCCAGCCGTGAAACCAGGTTCGCGAGGACTCGCCTGA
- a CDS encoding RelA/SpoT family protein, translating into MDGSTLSAKDKGAGEASPAAEAVGEHHVLTREELIAKVRAYHPRVKSELLGAAYDFAKTHHGEQKRDSGDAYYSHPVEVASLLADVHLDEITIVAGLLHDVVEDVEEIDIGEIEVRFGADVAELVDGVTKLDQIEFSSKETAQAENFQKFILATTSDIRVLLVKLADRLHNMRTLHFRKKPESRYRTARETMDIYAPLARRVGLYQLAAEMEDLAFQELNAEARRAILYRQEELALENADDLERIRADLTQLMEMAGIPCRIKGRRKAPYSLWRKLERKSISFRDVADLFAFRVIVQSTEECYRVLGEVHTLWACIPDRFRDFISVPKQNGYQSLHTTVRASGNRRVELQIRTEAMDQTAEFGVAAHWGYKNKQYGFDAESAKAAGLDPAASLETISGLLQDGADAREFLEHAKLEMYREHVFTFTPKGKLIILPAGAMPLDFAYAVHSAVGDTCVGVKINGEIKALRRPLKNGDVVEIIRGKRPSAVHGWEGLAITGRARSALRRLVRERDTADFRRLGEGLVNQALRRAGIDPVDVKMTHTARLAGFETREEMAEAVGRGRISSADVIQAAFPGYKAEPMGDPSKTKVDSQHAPLLVSGHDLTPGVTLHLGKCCCPLPGDRIMGVQVPDQGIVVHVASCPKLAEYDDKPDLWVDLRWTELARTDAMAVGRIRINAANTRGVLAKLCAAVAQSNGNIVNIATVERQKDFTELVMEIEVEDLKRLTQILAALRSLAVVDRAVRDQEGEDDQ; encoded by the coding sequence ATGGACGGCAGCACCCTTTCCGCCAAGGACAAAGGGGCTGGCGAAGCATCACCGGCCGCTGAGGCCGTGGGTGAACACCATGTCCTCACCCGCGAAGAACTGATTGCCAAGGTCCGCGCGTACCATCCGCGCGTGAAGTCCGAGCTGCTGGGCGCTGCCTACGATTTTGCCAAGACACATCATGGCGAACAGAAGCGCGATTCCGGCGACGCCTATTATTCCCATCCCGTAGAAGTCGCGAGCCTGCTGGCGGACGTGCATCTCGATGAGATCACGATCGTGGCGGGCCTGCTGCACGATGTTGTCGAGGATGTGGAAGAAATCGACATCGGCGAAATCGAAGTGCGCTTCGGCGCCGATGTGGCCGAACTGGTCGATGGCGTTACCAAGCTCGACCAGATCGAGTTTTCCTCCAAGGAAACGGCGCAGGCCGAGAATTTCCAGAAGTTCATCCTGGCGACGACCAGCGATATCCGCGTCCTCCTGGTGAAGCTGGCAGACCGGCTCCACAACATGCGGACACTGCATTTCCGCAAGAAGCCGGAAAGCCGTTATCGCACCGCGCGCGAGACGATGGATATCTACGCGCCGCTGGCGCGCCGGGTCGGCCTTTACCAGCTGGCAGCCGAGATGGAGGACCTGGCTTTCCAGGAACTCAACGCCGAAGCACGCCGGGCCATCCTCTATCGCCAGGAAGAACTGGCGCTGGAGAATGCTGACGATCTTGAACGCATACGGGCTGACCTGACTCAATTGATGGAAATGGCCGGCATCCCGTGCCGTATCAAGGGCCGGAGGAAGGCGCCTTACTCGCTGTGGCGGAAGCTGGAGCGCAAATCGATTTCCTTCCGCGATGTGGCTGACCTTTTTGCTTTCCGTGTGATCGTTCAGTCTACGGAAGAGTGTTATCGGGTTTTGGGAGAAGTCCACACGCTGTGGGCCTGCATTCCGGACCGGTTCCGCGATTTCATCTCCGTGCCAAAGCAAAACGGATATCAGAGCCTGCACACCACGGTGCGTGCGTCCGGCAACCGGCGGGTGGAGCTGCAGATCCGCACCGAGGCGATGGACCAGACCGCGGAGTTCGGTGTCGCGGCACACTGGGGCTACAAAAACAAGCAATATGGTTTCGATGCGGAATCCGCGAAGGCGGCAGGGCTTGATCCGGCGGCCAGCCTGGAAACGATTTCCGGACTGCTGCAGGACGGGGCCGATGCGCGGGAATTCCTCGAACATGCCAAGCTCGAAATGTACCGCGAGCACGTCTTCACGTTCACACCGAAAGGCAAGTTGATCATCCTGCCGGCGGGGGCGATGCCGCTGGACTTTGCCTACGCCGTCCATTCGGCTGTGGGCGATACGTGCGTTGGCGTGAAAATCAATGGCGAGATCAAGGCGCTGCGCCGGCCGTTGAAGAATGGCGATGTGGTGGAGATCATCCGCGGCAAAAGACCGTCAGCGGTTCATGGCTGGGAAGGACTGGCGATCACCGGGCGGGCCCGTTCGGCGCTGCGCCGGCTTGTGCGTGAGCGCGATACGGCGGACTTCCGCCGCCTTGGCGAAGGCCTGGTCAATCAGGCGCTGCGGCGCGCTGGCATCGATCCGGTCGATGTGAAGATGACCCATACGGCCCGGCTCGCCGGATTTGAGACACGTGAGGAGATGGCCGAAGCCGTCGGGCGCGGCAGGATCAGTTCAGCGGATGTGATCCAGGCAGCATTCCCTGGCTACAAGGCCGAGCCGATGGGCGACCCTTCCAAGACGAAGGTCGACTCCCAGCATGCCCCGCTGCTCGTGTCTGGCCATGACCTGACCCCCGGCGTGACGCTGCACCTCGGCAAATGCTGCTGCCCGCTGCCGGGAGACCGCATCATGGGCGTCCAGGTGCCGGACCAGGGGATCGTCGTGCACGTGGCGAGCTGTCCGAAGCTGGCAGAATATGACGACAAGCCTGACCTGTGGGTGGACCTGAGATGGACCGAGCTTGCCCGGACCGATGCCATGGCGGTCGGCCGGATCCGCATCAATGCCGCCAACACGCGCGGCGTGCTGGCCAAGCTCTGTGCCGCTGTGGCGCAATCAAACGGCAACATCGTCAACATCGCCACGGTGGAGCGTCAGAAGGATTTCACTGAGCTGGTCATGGAAATTGAGGTTGAAGACCTGAAACGCCTGACGCAGATACTGGCCGCGCTCCGGTCGCTCGCAGTGGTCGACCGGGCGGTGCGTGACCAGGAGGGTGAAGATGACCAATGA
- the rpoZ gene encoding DNA-directed RNA polymerase subunit omega produces the protein MARVTVEDCIEQVPNRFDLVLLAAHRSRMIREGSPITVDRDNDKDPVVSLREIADQSVDLKVVKEALISGLQDIRPGEENEREADRMALEAAPAATEEDVMRAYQAELESGRDDRL, from the coding sequence ATGGCCCGAGTGACCGTCGAAGACTGCATCGAGCAGGTACCGAACCGTTTTGATCTTGTGCTGCTTGCCGCGCACCGTTCCCGCATGATCCGCGAAGGCTCGCCGATCACTGTGGACCGCGACAATGACAAGGATCCAGTCGTCTCCCTGCGCGAAATCGCCGATCAGTCCGTTGACCTGAAAGTGGTGAAGGAAGCCCTCATCTCTGGCCTGCAGGACATCCGTCCGGGCGAAGAGAACGAGCGCGAAGCAGACCGTATGGCCCTCGAAGCTGCCCCGGCAGCGACGGAAGAAGATGTCATGCGGGCTTATCAGGCTGAGCTCGAATCCGGGCGCGACGACCGGCTCTAG
- a CDS encoding NYN domain-containing protein, producing MAFYKDERLALFIDGANLYSAARALGLEIDFRKLLKEFQGRGRLLRANYYTALVESDEYSPIRPLVDWLAYNGFSVVKKAAREYTDREGRKRHRGNMDVELAVDMLEAAAHLDHIVLFSGNGDFRRVVEAVKAKGVRVSVVSTNTSSPPQVADDLRREADAFIELEDIADMIARPRRDQSDDPASDEDE from the coding sequence ATGGCGTTTTACAAAGATGAGCGCCTCGCGCTCTTCATAGATGGTGCAAACCTCTATTCGGCCGCCCGTGCACTGGGGCTCGAAATCGATTTTCGAAAATTACTGAAGGAATTTCAGGGCCGTGGCCGGCTGTTGCGGGCGAATTATTACACCGCACTGGTCGAGAGCGACGAATACAGCCCGATCCGCCCCCTGGTCGACTGGCTGGCCTATAACGGGTTCAGCGTGGTGAAGAAGGCTGCCCGGGAATACACGGACCGCGAAGGCCGCAAGCGCCATCGGGGGAATATGGACGTCGAACTCGCGGTCGACATGCTCGAAGCCGCCGCACATCTGGACCATATCGTGTTGTTCAGCGGGAATGGCGACTTCCGGCGCGTCGTGGAAGCGGTGAAAGCCAAAGGCGTGCGGGTTTCGGTCGTTTCAACGAACACATCCAGCCCACCCCAGGTGGCAGATGACCTGCGCCGGGAGGCCGATGCCTTCATCGAACTGGAAGATATCGCGGACATGATCGCCCGGCCACGCCGTGACCAATCGGATGACCCGGCCTCCGACGAAGACGAGTAG
- a CDS encoding amidohydrolase, translating to MSVREVGTPDQSILDLYLQLHQAPELSFKEAKTSSILASELESLGFEVTTGVGQDWVVDKATRDIGEVKPGVGGYGVVGVFKNGNGPTVLIRTDMDALPVPEQTGVPYASTVEAQTWTGVDSKVMHACGHDVHMTAWLGTARALVAQKSKWKGTLVMIAQPAEEIGLGAEAMLADGLFERFPKPDYNLALHVSADAPSGTVVYSSGYAMANVDSVDIHVKGIGGHGAYPHTTRDPILIGSHIVTALQSLVSRNVNPLDSAVVTVGSFKAGAKHNIIPDEATLLLTVRSYDDDTRQMLLDGIERIAKAEAAAFDAPEPEITIETDYTPSTYNDPDTTGRAMKAVSKKLGSEYVSQVKPVMGGEDFSQYSRTADKIPSVLFWVGAVEPSKYAKAKADGMPLPSLHSSLFAPDYARTIQTGTDAMTAAALELFKD from the coding sequence ATGTCTGTGCGCGAAGTCGGCACGCCGGACCAGTCGATCCTCGACCTCTATCTCCAGCTTCACCAGGCGCCGGAACTCTCGTTCAAGGAGGCCAAGACCTCTTCCATCCTGGCGAGCGAACTGGAGTCTCTCGGATTCGAAGTGACCACCGGCGTCGGACAGGACTGGGTGGTCGACAAGGCGACGCGCGATATCGGCGAAGTCAAACCGGGCGTCGGCGGCTATGGCGTGGTCGGTGTCTTCAAAAACGGCAATGGCCCCACCGTTCTGATCCGGACGGACATGGACGCCCTGCCCGTGCCGGAACAGACGGGCGTTCCCTACGCCTCGACTGTCGAAGCGCAAACCTGGACGGGCGTCGACAGCAAGGTCATGCACGCTTGCGGTCACGATGTGCACATGACGGCCTGGCTCGGCACGGCCCGCGCCCTTGTCGCACAGAAGTCCAAATGGAAGGGCACGCTAGTCATGATTGCCCAGCCGGCCGAGGAAATCGGCCTCGGTGCCGAAGCGATGCTGGCCGACGGCCTGTTCGAGCGCTTCCCCAAGCCTGACTATAATCTTGCCCTGCATGTCTCCGCCGATGCCCCGTCTGGCACCGTCGTCTATTCCTCCGGCTATGCCATGGCGAATGTCGATAGCGTCGACATCCACGTGAAGGGGATCGGGGGGCACGGCGCCTATCCCCACACGACGCGCGACCCGATCCTGATTGGTTCGCACATCGTGACAGCGCTGCAGAGCCTGGTCTCGCGGAACGTCAATCCGCTGGACAGCGCCGTCGTGACTGTCGGATCGTTCAAGGCCGGCGCCAAGCACAACATCATTCCGGACGAAGCCACCCTTCTGCTGACGGTTCGCTCCTATGACGATGATACCCGCCAGATGCTGCTGGATGGCATTGAGCGCATCGCGAAGGCGGAAGCCGCGGCCTTCGACGCGCCGGAACCGGAAATCACCATCGAGACGGACTATACGCCCTCAACTTATAACGATCCGGACACCACTGGCCGCGCCATGAAGGCGGTCAGCAAGAAGCTGGGCTCGGAATATGTGAGTCAGGTAAAACCGGTCATGGGCGGAGAGGATTTCTCCCAGTACAGCCGCACCGCCGACAAGATCCCGAGCGTGTTGTTCTGGGTTGGTGCGGTGGAGCCTTCGAAATACGCCAAGGCAAAGGCCGATGGCATGCCGCTCCCTTCCCTGCACTCCTCTCTGTTTGCGCCGGACTATGCCCGCACGATCCAGACCGGAACCGATGCGATGACCGCTGCGGCGCTGGAGCTCTTCAAGGACTGA
- the nadA gene encoding quinolinate synthase NadA, producing MARLIDSGPGCPTPTPLRGPNAAEARGLTYDDAVRAETDHLYPLVKDFVTPMEWPAMAPLVAAINRLKVQKNAVILAHNYMTPDIFRLVGDFRGDSLQLAREASKVDADIIVQAGVHFMAETSKILAPEKTVLIPDTRAGCSLAASITGADMRLIKEKYPNYPVVTYVNTTADVKAECHITCTSSNAAQVVEAVAKEWNSDTVILVPDQYLAKNVAAQTDIRIMTWPGACEVHEMFSAEDVHQLRDAHPGVVILAHPECPPDVLEAADYAGSTAALANYVAEKHPPKVVLLTECSMSDNVAAENPGTNFIRPCNLCPHMKRITLENIYDCLVTGEHEVTIPEDVRLRAKEALDAMMALPRMEKPLDFVTGLEPLEIEMVV from the coding sequence ATGGCTCGTCTGATCGATTCTGGTCCTGGCTGCCCTACCCCCACACCGCTGCGCGGCCCGAATGCGGCTGAAGCCCGCGGCCTTACCTATGATGACGCCGTGCGCGCCGAAACGGACCACCTTTACCCGCTCGTCAAGGATTTCGTGACGCCGATGGAGTGGCCGGCAATGGCCCCGCTCGTCGCGGCGATCAACCGCCTGAAAGTCCAGAAGAACGCCGTCATCCTGGCGCACAATTACATGACGCCGGACATTTTCCGTCTCGTCGGTGATTTCCGGGGCGACAGCCTCCAGCTCGCCCGCGAAGCGTCCAAGGTCGATGCCGATATCATCGTCCAGGCCGGCGTGCACTTCATGGCCGAGACCTCCAAGATTCTCGCCCCTGAGAAAACGGTCCTGATCCCGGATACCCGCGCGGGCTGCTCGCTCGCCGCGTCGATCACGGGCGCCGATATGCGCCTGATCAAGGAGAAGTACCCGAATTATCCCGTGGTCACCTATGTGAACACGACGGCCGACGTGAAGGCCGAGTGCCACATCACCTGCACCAGTTCCAATGCGGCGCAGGTCGTCGAGGCCGTCGCGAAGGAATGGAATTCCGACACCGTCATCCTGGTGCCGGACCAGTATCTCGCCAAGAACGTCGCGGCCCAGACGGACATCCGCATCATGACCTGGCCGGGCGCCTGTGAGGTGCACGAGATGTTCAGCGCCGAAGACGTCCACCAGCTGCGGGACGCCCACCCGGGTGTCGTCATCCTGGCCCACCCGGAATGCCCGCCGGACGTTCTGGAAGCGGCTGACTATGCCGGCTCCACGGCCGCGCTCGCCAATTATGTGGCCGAAAAGCACCCGCCGAAAGTGGTCCTGCTGACGGAATGCTCGATGAGCGACAATGTTGCTGCCGAGAACCCCGGCACGAACTTCATCCGTCCCTGTAATCTGTGCCCGCACATGAAGCGCATCACGCTGGAGAACATCTATGATTGCCTGGTCACAGGCGAACATGAGGTGACCATTCCGGAAGATGTGCGCCTGCGGGCCAAGGAAGCGCTCGATGCCATGATGGCCCTGCCACGCATGGAAAAGCCGCTCGATTTCGTGACCGGCCTCGAGCCTCTCGAAATCGAGATGGTGGTTTAA